In the Phaseolus vulgaris cultivar G19833 chromosome 7, P. vulgaris v2.0, whole genome shotgun sequence genome, one interval contains:
- the LOC137829033 gene encoding NEP1-interacting protein-like 1, giving the protein MEMQWSIVDDGCIIDLMDLGHRTNTNNDINAEFLRSTEDGGVYIFDSMNLDHNNNMLNNGSRTLRSTQDGVFIFDSMQNNHNYVQNLERFKIEEKTEESCCICLGEFSIGSRAIRMPQPCSHIFHQHCITKWLNISHTCPLCRRNI; this is encoded by the coding sequence ATGGAAATGCAGTGGTCAATTGTAGATGATGGTTGTATCATTGATTTGATGGATTTGGGTCACCGCACCAACACCAACAATGACATCAATGCTGAATTTTTAAGATCAACAGAAGATGGTGGTGTTTATATCTTTGATTCCATGAACTTGGATCACAACAACAACATGTTGAACAATGGCAGTAGAACTTTAAGATCAACCCAAGATGGTGTTTTCATCTTTGATTCCATGCAAAACAACCACAATTATGTTCAAAATCTTGAAAGgttcaaaattgaagaaaaaacagaAGAGTCTTGTTGCATCTGTCTTGGGGAATTTTCAATTGGATCAAGAGCGATTCGCATGCCGCAACCATGTTCTCATATCTTTCATCAACATTGCATCACAAAATGGCTCAACATAAGTCACACATGTCCTTTATGCCGCAGGAATATCTAG